A region of the Candidatus Methylacidiphilales bacterium genome:
AAGCGAAGCTTACGCTCGGCGGTATATCTCCATTCAACGCAGTCAGTTTGAACGCCTCGGCGCATTTGCAGACTGGCAAAATCCCTACCTCACTATTGACCCTCGCTACGAAGCTCAAATTCTACGCACCCTCGCTGATCTTTTAGAAAAAAACCTCATCTATCAAGGATACCGCCCCGTCCACTGGAGCACCGGCTGTCAGACTGCACTAGCTGAAGCTGAAATCGAATATACCCCGAAAGAAGATCTCTCTATCTACGTCCGCTTCCCTCTCACATCCGACTCAGCTAAAAAACTTCAACTCCCAGAAGACACATCCCTGCTCATCTGGACCACGACACCTTGGACTTTGCCAGCCAACCTCGCCGTAGCCGTAGCTCCACACCTTGCTTACCAAGCGTTTTCAACTGGCCAAGGGGCTATCATTGCCCTCGCGACTCTTGCTCCTCGAATCCCCCACCTCAGCACGGCTCGACCAATCAGTGCCCCAATCTTAGGTCAAGATCTCGAAGGCCTCACTTATCATCACCCCCTCCTTCCTCGCGCAGGTAAAATTTATACCGCCGCATTTGTTACCGACGACACGGGCACAGGTCTTGTTCATATTGCACCGGGACATGGCATGGACGACTATCACCTTGGCCAACAACACGGCCTGCCTCTCCTTTCCCCTGTGGATGAAAACGGCCGCCTCACCGCAGAAGCACAGATTCCAGAAGTTATCGGCCGATACGTTTTCGATGCCAACCCCACCATCCGTGATCTCCTCAGCCAGCGCGGTTTACTCTGGGCTGAGGAAACTTATCTCCACGATTATCCACACTGTTGGCGATCGAAGACACCTGTGATCTTCCGCGCTGTCAAGCAGTGGTTTATCCGCGTTGAGGCAATCAAACCTAAAGCTTTAGATTCCATTGAGCGCGTCCAATGGATTCCGAGTTGGGGACGCAATCGCATCCGTGCCGCTGTAGAATCTCGAGCTGATTGGTGTATCTCGCGTCAACGCACGTGGGGTGTTCCGCTCCCTGTTTTTTATGATGCTCAAGACCAGCCCGTGTGGTCTCCCGAAAGCGTTAGAAGGCTGGCTGATCTCGTGGAAAAACATGGGACAAATATTTGGTTTGAATGGTCTTCCGACCAGCTATCTGACGCTCTAGGCCTTCCTCAAGGTCTGAAAAAATCCCTCGATACCATCGACGTCTGGATCGACTCTGGCTGCAGTTGGCGCGCCGTTCTTCACCCGCAGCTTTTTCCTGCTGATCTTTACCTTGAAGGCAGCGATCAACATCGCGGTTGGTTTCAATCCTCTCTACTGCTTTCCGTGGCGATAACAGGTCAAGCGCCGTTTCGCAAGGTGCTCACCAGTGGATTCGTCGTAGACCTCGACGGAAAGAAACTTTCAAAATCCTCGACCTATCAGAAACCCGTTGACCTCCTAAGTCTCGTCAACCAATACGGCGCGGACATCCTCCGCCTGTGGGTCGCCAGTGAGGAATACCGCGAGAACGTTCCTTATTCAGAGGAAATTTTCAAACACGTCTCGGATACCTACCGCACCTTTCGCAACACAATACGGATTCTTCTGGCCAACTTAAACGGCTTCAATCCAGAGGCGCACAGCGTGCCCTACAACGAATGGCCTGAGCTCGAGCGTTATCTTTTCATGGAGCTGCAGACCGTCATCCAGACTTGTCGCGAGGCTTATGAGACGTTCGCTTTTCATCGCGTCTATCACACGCTGAATCAATTTTGCGTCACGCGTCTCTCCAGTCTCTACATCGACGTCCGAAAGGACCGCATGTATTGCGACGGTGAAACCAATCGCGCTCGTCGTGCTGCACAGACATTGATGTATCGTTGTCTAGACGCTTTATTGAAGCTTTTGGCTCCGATTATTCCTTTTACCACGGAAGAGGCTTGGTCGCACCTAGGGCACCCTGATTCAATCCACATTTCACTTTTCCCCGCAGTGGAGCAGATCCCAGAGTCAACGACTATCAGGCGACGATGGGAGAAACTTCTCGCGTTGAGAGACCGCGCTCTTGTCGCGCTCGAAGCGGCCCGACAGGCTAAACAAATTGGTAAAAGTTTAGAAACGCGTCTAGAAATCGTGACGAATGATTTTTCAGATGCGGATGCGGAATTGTTAGCCGAAATTTGTATCGTATCGCAAGTGGATTTGCACTCGGGCTCGGAGGAAACCATCTCCGTCCACCCTGCTCGAGGCACTAAATGTGAGCGTTGCTGGAAGTATGATGAAAGTGTCGGCACACACACAGATTATCCGACACTGTGCACCCGATGTGCGACAGTCGTCCGCGCCCTCCGAAGTGCCTAGGTCCGAATTTGGCCTTTACCGCGGATGAGGTATTTATAAGAGGTGAGCTCGGGGAGCGCCATAGGCCCGCGCGCGTGGATTTTATCGGTGCTGATACCGATCTCAGCGCCGAAGCCGAATTGGCCGCCATCAGTGAAACGCGTCGAGGCATTCCAATAGACAGTGGCGGAGTCTACTTCGTTTAAGAATTGCTCAGCTACCTGAGTATCCTCTGTGATAATCCCGTCGGAGTGATGCGAGCCGTAGGTTTCAATGTGCTCAATAGCCGCTTGCAAGCCGGAAACTACTCGCACCGCAAGGGTGAGGGAGAGAAATTCCGTTCGCCAAGTCTCTTCCATCGCAGATTCAAACTGTATCGAGCACGATTTTGCATGAGGCGATTCGTGCCACATTTTTTCGACTTCTGGCGTTGTCACGATTTTAACGTTGCGCTCAGCTAATGCTTGAAAAAGCAGGGGAATGGCTTGCCCTGCGATGGCTTCATCTATCAAGACTGTCTCGACAGCATTACAGACAGCAGGTTTTTGCGTCTTGGCGTTCAAAATAATTTGCTTAGCCATTTCGAGATCAGCAGCAGCATGCACGTATAGGATGCAAATCCCCTCGTAGTGCTTAATTACAGGCACGCGGGCGTTCTCCATGACTGTGCGGATTAGGCCTTTTCCTCCTCGTGGAATCAGAAGATCGAGTGAACCTTCAGCCTGCGCCATGGCTATGATTGCCGCGCGGTCAGTTGTGGGGATAAATTGCACAATCTCCGCTGCCGTAGATGAATGTGCTCGTGCTAGGCCGTCGCGCATAGCTTCGACCAGAGCCTGATTAGAATGAAATGCCTCTGATCCGCCTCGGAGTATGACGGCGTTGCCCGTCTTGAGACAAAGGATCGAAGCATCTACGGTGACATTCGGGCGCGACTCATAAATGATGCCGATATTACCGATTGGGACACGTTTCTTCTGGATGTGGAGGCCGTTGGGAAGGGTCCATTCACTTAAAATTTCCCCCAGCGGATTAGGAAGCTGTGCGACTTGTCGAACGCCTTGAACCATCTCTTGAAAAATGTTTTCCTTCAACCGTAGGCGATCCAGCATGGCTGGCGCTAATCCTGCTGCTTCTGCATGGGCAAGGTCTTTTTGATTGGCCTGGTGAATCTGCTCTCGACGTTCTTCAATTGCTTGAGCGATGGCATGTAGAAGGCGGTTGTAAAGGTCGGGATCGGCTGCGTATTGAGCAGCTAGGGTGCGCGCTGCGTGACGGGCGTTATGGGCTTTTTCAGCGATGAGGTTTGCTAGGGATTTCATGGGGATGATTTGTTGCTGGAGGTTTTAGTGGTGGATTGGATCAATGTGCCGATGGATCGGCCTCGAGCAAGCTGGATCAAGACGTCTGGCGTGCGACCGTTGGCGATCCGTGTAGGGATGCCGGCTTCCTGCGCAATCCGAGCGGCGAGGAGCTTGGTTGTCATTCCTCCGACAGAGCGAGTGTGAGGGGTGTTGCCAGCCATCGCTTCTACTTTGGGCGTGATCTGAGTTAGCCGACGGATGAGTTGCCCAGTTCCATTAGGTTTAGAATAAAGACCGTCTACCGTGGTAAGCAGAACTAGTAAGTCTGCCGGAATCATGGCGGCGACATGGGCAGAGAGGCGGTCGTTATCGCCGAATTTGATTTCTTCGTAGGAGACAACATCGTTTTCGTTGATGATGGGGATGATGTTAGGCAGCGAGAGAAGGTAAAGGAGCGTCTTGCGAGTATTGGTATAAAGCTGTCGGCTATCGAGATCGAGATAGGTGAGGAGAATTTGTGCAATGTGGAGGTTGTGGGTTCGGAAAGCTGTCTCGTAGTGATGCATGAGGAGGGGTTGACCGATAGCCGCGCAAGATTGGAGTTGCTCAATGATTGTGGGGCGTTTTTTGAGATTGAGCGTCGTCATTCCTGCACCGATGGCTCCTGATGTAACCAAGATTGGATGGATGCGCATGGAGCGTTTAAGAATGGCGATTTGACGGCTCAGGGTGTGGATCTGATCGAGGTCGAGCTGGCCGTTTGGAAGGGAAAGTATGCCGGTGCCGAGCTTGATAACCCAAGTCTTGGGGAGACGTGTTGTGCGTGACATCCGTGAAAAGTTGCCTAATTTGCCCTGCGGATACAATACCGTTATGATGCGTCGATCTCTGCTGTGGGGACTGATGGCGCTTTTTTTGTGGAGCGGGGTGATGACTTCTCCCGCTACCATGGAAGGTCAACCTCAAGCCAAGCTTCAAACGATTAAATTAAGGGTAGGGCAAGCACCTCTCATTACAGCGGAAGTGGCGCGAAGGCCGGGTGAAATGGCGATGGGGTTGATGTTTCGAAAAAGTCTCGGGGATAATGAGGGGATGCTTTTTGTCTTCGGACAAGAGCGCCGAGCGTCATTCTGGATGGCAAACACTTACATTCCACTGACGGTAGCTTACTTAGATCGTGAAGGAGTAATACTAGAGCTGCACGATTTGAAACCCTTGGACATGACGCCTGTCGTGAGTAAAAGCGATCGAGTCGCTTTCGCATTGGAAATGAATAGGGGGTGGTTTGCCTTGAACGGCGTGAAAGTCGGTGATCGGATTGTGCCGGAGGGCACCACGTGGGCACGCTTAAAGGCACCTCTGCCGAGGCAACGGCAGTTTGACCGTTAATCCTATCTGCAAATAAAAATGATTGCTGATTACCACACTCATCCACAAGGGCATCGCTTACAGCGGTATGATATGGAACTGCTGAAGCCATGGGCGGAGCGAGCGCTGGCTCAAGGGATTCGTGAAATTGCGTTCACAGACCATGATCGTTATTGCGACGGAGTAGCTTTAGAGGCCGTAGATCAGCTGGCCGAAGCCTATCCTCAAGTGCGATTTTTGAAGGGGATCGAGCTGGATAATGATCCTGTTACGGGTGAACGAGGTCGACGCTGGGTTGAAGAGCATTGGGAGGAACTAGATTATGTCTTGGGTTCTATCCATTATTTGCCGGGGGAAGCGGTAATGTTTGATTCACTGGAAGGCGCGTCGCAATTCGATCGACACGGTGTGGAGCGGGCGTATGAGTTGTATGTTGCGGAGCTGGAGAAAATGATGGCTTACGGGGCGGTGGATTGTTTTTCGCATCTCGATTTGGTGAAAATTCATGGACATCGGGTGAGTGAAGAGGTTAACCAAAAGCTGTTTGTTCCATTGCTGGAGCGGATCGCAAAGGCAGGTAAGTCTATTGAGATCAATACGGCAGGCTGGCGTAAACCTGTGGGAGAATGTTATCCAAGCCTTGAATTGATACGCGAGGCTGTAAAGCTCGGCGTGACGATCACGATTTCATCCGATGCGCATTCTTACGCGCAGCTCGGAGAGGGATATGAGCGGCTAAGGGAAGTGCTGCAGGCTGCAGGTGTGAAGGAGATTGCTCTGTATCAGCGGCATCAGCGGCGATTGACAGCCTGGGATAGAGAAACGTAGAATTCTGCTGTGATCGGTCACCGTAGATCATGGGGGTGGAGTAAGATATCGTGCGTAGTGGCAGGAACTGTGCTACTCGCTACGACAGGATATCCTTCTGGGGGCTTTAGTCCTGCGCTAATTCCGCTTCGTGACGACTTGTGGCCAGAAGAGGTCGAGTTAGTCGAAGAGGTAAAGGTTGATTTGATTTTGAATGGTAGGTCAATCGGACAAGCGACTTTAGCCAAGGGGAAAACGTTAAAGTTGCTCAAGGTGGAAAAGGATAAAGTGGTGCTTGAATTCAACCCTGCCGAGGTGCATGTGCCGCATGAAAAGACAGATATCGTTGCACGGGCAAAGTCGCGATATGACGGAGTTGGGGATAAAAAGATCGGGCAAGAAAACAAAGTAGACGAAGTAGCAAAACAAGGGATGCAACCTAAAAAGATCGATCATCACCCATCGATCTCCAACACAGAGGCAGCCCTTTCATCAAAAGAAAAAAAACTGCCAGAGGAAAATACGAAGACGGATGCCGAGAGCGAAAGCATTGATGGGGGAGAACCAGATACCGCAAAGGACCTGAATTTTAAGAATAAGCTTTTGGCCAAGTGCCGAGCGCGATTTGTCAAACTTGAAGGTAACCGAGTGAAGTCCTTTGATAAAGATCTGTTAGTCGATAAAGAATATATAGCAGTTTATTTTTCCGCGAGTTGGTGCGGGCCTTGCGTCAGATTCACCCCAAAGCTCGTGGCCATGTATAACAGTTTGACCGAGACGCAACGCAAGAAGTTTGAGCTAATTTTCATATCGCGCGACTACGGAGAAGAAGCGACGGAAAATTACATGATGAAATATAAAATGCCATGGCCGGCGATTCGTTGGGACGATGTCGATGATCGAAAAAAGAACCCATTTTTGGCCTTTGCCTCATCAGGAATTCCCCATCTGGTGTTGATCAACGCAGAAGGAGAGATTGTTGAAGACGCTGACGGGAATTACACGGTAGTCATGCAAAAAATCCCATCTCTTTTGAATTAAACGGGTTTGAGGAGGAACACTTGCGATTTGAAGGGCGAGATATAAGATTGGCTAATGGCTTGCTGTTGCCCGACAACTGTTACTAATGGACAGCCCAAAGCACAATCTCAACAGGAAGTAGAGAATTCTAAAGTCGAGGGCATCTCACTGCTAGAATGGTTGCGCTTGGGGTTGGCTTTTCTAGGAACGGCTCAGGTGATGATGTTCAGCTTGGCCGTGAATATCTCCGATCTAAATCAAGGAGAAGCCGACTGGCTTCATCACATCTTGGCTTGGGGAAGTCTTGCCATGATCCTCTTTTTGTGGCCTCCGCTTGGTCACAGAGTTTTTCAAGATTTCAAAAGTAAACGGATAACGATAGAGCTTTTTTTTGGCGTCGGAATATGGGGCTCATACGCTGCCTCTTTGATGGGATCATTCCACTCTGGAGCTGGAATTTATTATGAAGTGCCGTTCGTTTTATTTTTTATTTACTACCTGGGCAAAATTCTAGGTCGCCGCCGTGCCTCACAGGCCAAAGAATTAATATCAGGATGGATAGATTCATTCAATCGCGCCCAAAAGATCTGCGAAAACGGCAGGTTCGAGATCACACCGATCCGCAACTTGCGTCGAGGTGACATAATTTACGTCGCCATAAACGGGATCGTTCCCATAGATGGAAAACTCCTCAAAGGAGAAGCCTTAATAGATGAAAGCTCAATAAGCGGAGAACCCTATCCCGTCTCCAAAAAAGCAGGCGACCGCATCCTAGCTGGCAGTCAACCTCTTGATACAGGCATCGAGATGGAAGTGCTCACTTCACTGGATGAAAAACCTCGACAAATTGACCATCTGCTGGAACGCCTCCGGGCAATAGATATGAATGAAGCCAACTACCAAAAACGCGCAGACCGTTTTCTGAAATACTTCTTTCCTATTGTGATGACCCTTGCGTGCCTTGCTTTCGGTATTTGGACTTTAGTTGCATCATGGGAAGTAGGACTGTATCGGGCATTGACGGTTATTGTTGTCGCCTGCCCATGCGCCTTAGGCCTCGCTACGCCTATAGGCTTGTGGAGCGGTCTTCGTGCGTTAATGCGACGTGGTATCATCGTCCGCTCGCCTGATTTTATCGAACGTCTAAGCGAGGTAGACACTGTCGTCTTCGACAAAACAGGCACTCTTAGCGAGGACAGAATGCAGCGTATCGATTTCCGAAAAATAAGCGATTTCGAAGAAGAAAAACTAAAGCTCATGATCAGTGCCATTCAGCGTAAGACGCGACACCCCATTGCTAGGGCATTCGATGATTGGAGCACAAACGTGGATTCTAATCCCTACATCTGTCAAGAGATACGCATCCTTCCAGGCAAAGGTCTTGAAGGAGTAATTCATGATTCACACACAGGGACGTCTTACCGCTTGATTTTTGGAAATGAAGGCCTTTTACAACTCGAAGATAGAGAAAATATCAAAGCACTGACTGATTCAATCGGATCTTCTTCAAAAGAACTTGTCCAGATTTTTGTCAAACTAGACAACAGGCTAATTGCAATCATTACTCTTAAGGAAGTTCTTCGGCAAACAGCACAAAGAGCTTGGGATCTATTAAAACAGATAGGTTTAGATTGCCGCATCATGAGTGGTGATTCCGAGCAGCGCGTCCATGCCCTCCAGCTAGATTCATCTCCCCTTTGTGGCCTTTCCCTCGAAGATAAAATTGATGAAGTAAAGAAACTTCAACAACAAAATCACCGAGTGCTCTTTATCGGTGATGGCATGAATGATGCTGGAGCTATGCGCTACGCTCATGCGAGCATCGCCGTAAATTCTGCCCTTCCAGTCACCAAAGAAATTGCCGGAGCTGAGCTCAGCGAATCACGTTTGGATCGCATTCCAGAAGCCATTCGTATAAGCCGATTGATTTGTGAAGGATTAAACCGAAATTTTATTTTTGCTGCTGCCTATAATCTAGTCGGAGCATCTCTTGCAATTGCAGGATGGATAAATCCTGTGATTGCAGCTTTTTTGATGCTCGCAGCCAGCGTCACTGTCACTTCCAGAGCTTTGGCTTGGGGAGAAAAATTACAAAACTAAATTCATGCCCGAAGTCTCCAAACCTTCACACAATCAAGTCTGGCGCACCACCATCGAAATTTTAGGTTCACTGAAACTCGCTGTATTTCTTCTCATCTCGATTGCTATAGCTTGCGCAGCCGCTACGATTGCTGAATCTCGTTTTAACACAGCAGTCGCGCGACATTACATCTATCAAGCCCCGTGGTTTATCGTATGGCTGCTCCTACTGTGCGTAAACCTAGCCGCAGCCACTTTGACCAGATGGCCATGGCAAAAAAAACACACTGGTTTTTTGATTACCCATCTCGGCATCATCGTCCTTCTCATCGGTGCCTTGATAGGCCGATTGACTGGCTTCGAAGGGTTTGTCCATTTGCGAATCGGAGAACCACCCACAGGACGCGTGACGCTAAACCAAACCATGTTCCAAGTAGAAAGCCCTGCAGATGGATTGCTCTACGCCATAGACTTTCCTGTTGAGGTTCAACGTCCAACGCCTAAGAAGCCCCGCCGACTGGCCGTTCCGCATACCAACCTAAAACTTGTTATCAAGGATTACGCCGAACACATAGAGTCCCGTGAAGTTCTTGAAGCAGTCTCAAGCAGCTCCCCAGTAAGTGCCCCTGGCCTTGCTCTTGAGTTCACAAGCTCCATGATGCGGCAGTCCATTCCGATCACGTTGCTACAGCTTGAGGGCAAAAACGAAGACTCCTTTTTCGGACACGCACGCATCCGTTGGCTGCTTGATGATCCTCTCAAAAATTCGCCCTCTGACTCTGAGCCTTCTTTATCTCCCAGCCGCGAAACTCACGTCCTATTCGCACGTCGCACCCAGCACCCAATTATTCATTCTGAAAATAACCAACCATCAGGAATACAAGCCTACCTATTGCCTGTTAAATCAAGCCTCGTGAGCAGCACGCAGCCTAGCGACTGGAAAGTAATTCTAGAACTTTCATCCGAAGAAAGCTACGAATACCCGCTAAACGACATTATCAAAAAAACGCTCGAGGTCATTCCTGATGTTCTCCAAATCAAAGCCCATGGCTTTTGGCACGATTTCACGATGCACCAAGGTAGCCCCACCAATCGAAGTGATCGCCCAGAAAATCCTGCGGTTATCATTCAGCTGCAGATCAATGACGTCTCTGCGCTAAAAACTCGAATTCTAGGCCTACGCGAACTCCAATTCTGGCCTAGTTCCAGTCCGGAAGCCGTATCTTACCGCGTTCTGCGCAGCGGAAAAGAAACCTTATCGGGCGTTCTACGGAAAGGAGAATCTTTCGCACCTGGCTGGGCTGATTGGCAAGTCAAGCTAAATGAATATCTCCCGCATGCCGTCATTCGAAAAAAAAACCTCCCTGCATCGATCCCCTTGCAATCTTCTGGCATTGAGTCAAGCGCAGTTCCCGGTCTACTCGTAGCACTCACCGACTCACAAGGACAACGCCTCGATGAGCGCTGGATTGCCTCGGGCGAAATCGCTTCATTCTTTTCTGCAAATCAAGTTGTGCGGGTCGGTTTTGGATTAAAAACACGGCCACTCCCCTTCACAGTTAGGCTGGATCGCTTTGAAGTCCCCCGGGATGAAGGCACAGACACGCCTGCCAACTTTATTAGCCATCTAACCTTTCGCGATACACAAACGGGCTTGGAAACTTCTGCTAAAGCTCAAATGAATTATCCTGCAAGCTTCCCCGGCGGCCTTTGGAGATCCGCGCTAGGCTTAAATTACAAATTTTCGCAAGCCTCATGGAATCCTAATGACCTCGACGTCACCACATTGCAAGTCCTTTACGATCCCGGTTGGCCATTCAAATGGATCGGCTCATTAATCCTTTGCGTAGGCATCGGCATCCTCTTTATAGGACGTAAAGTAAACTTTAATCCCTCTACTCAATGAAATCTTATATTTTCCTGATCACTCTGCTCACCCTTACGATAGAAATACACGCAAGCTCACACTCTGTCCGCCCAACATCTAATTTATGGTCTGAATTAGCCGTCCAACACAATGGCCGCAAAAAACCATTCACCTCTTTTGCCCATGAAATCACTATCACCATAACCGGCAAAACCTACTGGCCTCCGATTCAAAAAAATGCCCAGCGTTTATCAGCATTGCAGGGAACAATCTCTCTCTTTCTGGAGCCGGCTCAGTTCCACAGCGCTACAGTGATATACATCGGATATTCGAAATTAAAAAACGAACTTGGACTCGATCCACAGACAATTCACTTCTCAATCTCTGATATCATCCCCAACGCACGTCTGGCTACTCTACTTCGCGAGGCAGAGTTGATGCGGTTTCGCAACCCTCGCGAACCTCTCCCAAGACTTCATAAAGAGGCCGAGGAGCTCGCCCAACGTCTTTCTACATTCGAAGCCCTTCTAAACGGTTCTTTGTTCAAAATCATACCGCACCCGACTTTGCGCAACGATGGAAGCTGGCTTTCGATTAACGAGATTTCCAACCACTACCCTAGCGATGAAGCAGATGCCCTGCGCCATCTATTTGAAAAGCTTCGGGAAGCCTACCTAAATTCCAAACCCGAATTCGGCACTCATCTCAAAACTTTCATCACAACTATACACCAACTCCGCCCCTCACACTACGCAGACCAAACCAAACTCAAAGCAGAGTATCTCTATAAAGAGTGGCACCCCTCTGGATGGGCTTGGAAACTCTATCTTGCTGCCGCCGCAGTTTTATTCTTCATTCGCAATGAAAGAAATAGAGGCCTTCTTTATCGTGCATCGTGGCTTTTGCTTATCATCGGTTTTCTTCTTCAGATC
Encoded here:
- the ccsA gene encoding cytochrome c biogenesis protein CcsA, translated to MKSYIFLITLLTLTIEIHASSHSVRPTSNLWSELAVQHNGRKKPFTSFAHEITITITGKTYWPPIQKNAQRLSALQGTISLFLEPAQFHSATVIYIGYSKLKNELGLDPQTIHFSISDIIPNARLATLLREAELMRFRNPREPLPRLHKEAEELAQRLSTFEALLNGSLFKIIPHPTLRNDGSWLSINEISNHYPSDEADALRHLFEKLREAYLNSKPEFGTHLKTFITTIHQLRPSHYADQTKLKAEYLYKEWHPSGWAWKLYLAAAAVLFFIRNERNRGLLYRASWLLLIIGFLLQIIAFALRVYVSGRAPVTNMYETVIWVALGTMAFAIFFEARYQTGYFILAAAPFASIVLILADLSPIILDRSIQPLQPVLRNNFWLTVHVLTVTLSYAAFLLAMALAHIRLIRHLLRYVSDLDAKLDFFVYRALQIGVFLLAAGTILGGVWANYSWGRFWDWDPKETWALITLLIYLAVLHGRLAGWWKGLGLSVGSIVGFLSVIMTWYGVNFILGKGLHSYGFGKGGGTAVTIFVLSQILLLLALLLQRLKSKVTKR